One window from the genome of Ananas comosus cultivar F153 linkage group 13, ASM154086v1, whole genome shotgun sequence encodes:
- the LOC109719499 gene encoding KIN17-like protein: MGKNEFLTPKAIANRIKAKGLQKLRWYCQMCQKQCRDENGFKCHCMSEGHQRQMQVFGQNPDRIVGGFSEEFERAFLDLMRRSHRFSRVAATVVYNEYIADRHHVHMNSTQWATLTEFVKYLGRTGQCKVEDTPKGWFITYIDRDSETLFKDRLKAKRHKADLADEERQERVIAHQIERAVSSLPPETPLASDPNNPTASHADGARSAITGNPPSGKVAFLLQSQSASVSSKPNNEAAAPKSAPKLAFADEPDSEEKSAKKSSSTRVGASGGGAGLSALDELMREEEKAKEKINRKDYWLCKGIVVKVMSKTLAEKGYYKQKGVVKRVVDKYVGEIEMLESKHVLRVDQEELETVIPQIGGLVRIVNGAYRGSNARLISVDTEKFCAKVQIEKGVYDGRVLKAVEYEDICKIFQ, from the coding sequence ATGGGGAAGAACGAGTTCCTGACGCCGAAGGCGATCGCGAACCGGATCAAGGCGAAGGGGCTGCAGAAGCTGCGGTGGTACTGCCAGATGTGCCAGAAGCAGTGCCGCGACGAGAACGGGTTCAAGTGCCACTGCATGAGCGAGGGCCACCAGCGCCAGATGCAGGTCTTCGGCCAGAACCCCGACCGCATCGTCGGCGGCTTCTCCGAGGAGTTCGAGCGCGCCTTCCTCGACCTCATGCGCCGCTCCCACCGCTTCTCCCGCGTCGCCGCCACCGTCGTCTACAACGAGTACATCGCCGACCGCCACCACGTCCACATGAACTCCACCCAGTGGGCCACCCTCACCGAATTCGTCAAGTACCTCGGCCGCACCGGCCAGTGCAAGGTCGAGGACACCCCCAAGGGCTGGTTCATCACCTACATCGACCGCGACTCCGAGACCCTCTTCAAGGACCGCCTCAAGGCCAAGCGCCACAAGGCCGACCTGGCCGACGAGGAGCGCCAGGAGCGCGTCATCGCCCACCAGATCGAGCGCGCCGTCTCCTCCCTCCCTCCCGAGACCCCTCTAGCTTCCGATCCCAACAATCCCACCGCATCTCATGCGGACGGTGCCAGGTCCGCGATCACCGGAAACCCCCCCAGCGGAAAGGTCGCATTTCTACTCCAATCCCAATCCGCCTCGGTCTCTTCCAAACCTAATAACGAGGCTGCGGCCCCAAAGTCCGCCCCCAAATTAGCGTTCGCCGACGAACCTGATTCCGAGGAGAAGAGCGCGAAGAAGAGCAGCAGTACTAGGGTTGGTGCTTCAGGAGGTGGTGCCGGTTTGTCGGCATTGGACGAATTGatgagggaggaggagaaggcgaaGGAGAAGATCAATAGGAAGGACTATTGGCTTTGCAAGGGGATCGTCGTGAAGGTGATGAGTAAGACCTTAGCGGAAAAAGGTTATTATAAGCAGAAAGGGGTGGTGAAGAGGGTCGTTGATAAGTATGTTGGTGAGATTGAGATGCTGGAGAGCAAGCACGTGCTTAGGGTTGATCAGGAGGAGCTGGAGACTGTGATCCCGCAGATTGGAGGGCTTGTAAGGATAGTCAATGGAGCGTATAGGGGGTCGAATGCGAGGTTAATTTCAGTGGATACGGAGAAGTTTTGCGCGAAGGTGCAAATTGAGAAGGGGGTTTATGATGGGAGGGTTCTTAAAGCTGTAGAGTATGAGGACATCTGCAAAATCTTTCAGTGA